From Nicotiana tabacum cultivar K326 chromosome 22, ASM71507v2, whole genome shotgun sequence, one genomic window encodes:
- the LOC107827442 gene encoding 5-methyltetrahydropteroyltriglutamate--homocysteine methyltransferase, whose translation MASHIVGYPRMGPKRELKFALESFWDGKSSAEDLKKVAADLRSSIWKQMADAGIKYIPSNTFSYYDQVLDTTAMLGAVPARYNWAGGEIAFDTYFSMARGNASVPAMEMTKWFDTNYHFIVPELGPDVNFSYASHKAVDEYKEAKGLGVDTVPVLIGPVSYLLLSKPAKGVEKSFPLLSLLDKILPIYKEVIAELKAAGASWIQFDEPTLVLDLQAHQLEAFTKAYAELESSLSGLNVLTETYFADVPAEAFKTLTALKGVTAFGFDLVRGTQTLDLIKGGFPSGKYLFAGVVDGRNIWANDLAASLNLLQSLEGIVGKDKLVVSTSCSLLHTAVDLVNETKLDDEIKSWLAFAAQKVVEVNALAKALAGHKDEAFFSANAAAQASRKSSPRVTNEAVQKAATALKGSDHRRATNVSARLDAQQKKLNLPVLPTTTIGSFPQTVELRRVRREYKAKKISEEEYVKAIKEEIKKVVVLQEELDIDVLVHGEPERNDMVEYFGEQLSGFAFTANGWVQSYGSRCVKPPIIYGDVSRPNPMTVFWSTTAQSMTKRPMKGMLTGPVTILNWSFVRNDQPRFETCYQIALAIKDEVEDLEKAGITVIQIDEAALREGLPLRKAEHAFYLNWAVHSFRITNVGIQDTTQIHTHMCYSNFNDIIHSIINMDADVITIENSRSDEKLLSVFREGVKYGAGIGPGVYDIHSPRIPSTEEIADRVNKMLAVLDTNILWVNPDCGLKTRKYAEVKPALENMVSAAKAIRTQLASTK comes from the exons ATGGCATCTCACATTGTTGGATATCCCCGTATGGGCCCAAAGAGAGAGCTGAAATTTGCTCTCGAGTCTTTCTGGGATGGGAAGAGCAGTGCTGAGGACTTGAAGAAGGTGGCTGCAGACCTAAGGTCTTCCATCTGGAAACAGATGGCTGATGCTGGCATCAAGTACATCCCCAGCAACACATTCTCTTACTATGATCAGGTGCTTGACACAACTGCAATGCTCGGTGCTGTCCCAGCTAGGTACAATTGGGCTGGTGGTGAGATAGCATTTGACACTTACTTCTCCATGGCCAGAGGAAACGCCTCTGTCCCTGCTATGGAGATGACCAAGTGGTTTGACACCAACTA CCATTTCATTGTCCCTGAGTTGGGACCTGATGTTAACTTTTCTTATGCTTCTCACAAGGCAGTAGATGAGTACAAAGAGGCCAAGGGG CTTGGTGTAGACACTGTTCCAGTCCTTATTGGTCCAGTCTCATACTTGTTGCTATCCAAACCTGCTAAGGGTGTTGAGAAATCCTTCCCTCTTTTGTCACTTCTTGACAAAATCCTTCCAATCTACAA GGAAGTTATTGCAGAATTGAAGGCTGCTGGTGCTTCTTGGATTCAGTTTGATGAACCTACACTTGTGTTGGATCTCCAAGCTCACCAATTGGAAGCCTTCACTAAGGCCTATGCCGAGTTGGAATCATCTCTGTCTGGTCTTAACGTTCTCACTGAAACCTACTTCGCTGACGTCCCTGCTGAAGCATTCAAAACCCTCACTGCTTTGAAGGGAGTTACTGCCTTTGGTTTTGACTTGGTTCGTGGAACTCAGACCCTTGATTTGATCAAAGGTGGCTTCCCTTCAGGCAAGTACTTGTTTGCTGGAGTGGTTGACGGAAGGAACATCTGGGCAAATGATCTTGCCGCATCTCTTAACCTCCTGCAATCTCTTGAGGGTATTGTTGGAAAAG ACAAACTTGTTGTCTCCACATCTTGCTCACTTCTCCATACTGCTGTTGATCTTGTCAATGAGACTAAGCTAGATGATGAAATCAAGTCATGGTTGGCATTTGCTGCCCAAAAAGTCGTTGAAGTTAACGCTTTGGCCAAGGCATTAGCTGGTCACAAGGATGAG GCGTTCTTCTCTGCAAATGCTGCCGCTCAGGCTTCCAGGAAATCCTCTCCCAGAGTGACAAATGAAGCTGTCCAAAAGGCT GCTACTGCTCTTAAGGGTTCCGACCACCGCCGTGCTACAAATGTCAGTGCTAGACTTGATGCCCAACAAAAGAAACTTAACCTCCCAGTTCTCCCAACCACCACCATTGGGTCCTTCCCTCAGACGGTGGAGCTTAGGAGAGTTCGCCGTGAATACAAGGCCAAGAA GATCTCTGAGGAAGAGTATGTTAAGGCCATCAAGGAAGAAATCAAGAAGGTTGTTGTTCTCCAGGAAGAGCTCGACATCGATGTGTTGGTTCACGGAGAGCCCGAG AGGAATGATATGGTTGAATACTTCGGGGAGCAGCTTTCTGGTTTTGCCTTCACTGCTAATGGATGGGTTCAATCTTATGGATCTCGATGTGTGAAGCCACCAATTATCTATGGTGATGTGAGCCGCCCCAACCCAATGACCGTATTCTGGTCCACAACAGCTCAGAGCATGACCAAGCGCCCAATGAAGGgaatgcttaccggaccagttacCATTCTCAACTGGTCTTTTGTCAGAAATGATCAGCCAAG ATTTGAAACTTGCTACCAGATTGCTTTGGCCATTAAGGATGAAGTGGAAGATTTGGAGAAGGCAGGCATCACTGTTATCCAAATTGATGAAGCGGCTTTGAGAGAGGGGTTGCCTCTAAGGAAGGCTGAGCACGCTTTTTACTTGAACTGGGCTGTCCACTCCTTCAGAATCACCAACGTAGGCATTCAAGACACCACCCAG ATCCACACACACATGTGCTACTCCAACTTCAATGACATTATCCACTCTATCATTAACATGGATGCTGATGTGATCACAATTGAGAACTCACGATCCGATGAGAAGCTTCTCTCAGTTTTCAGGGAGGGGGTGAAGTATGGTGCTGGAATTGGCCCCGGTGTCTATGACATCCACTCCCCTAGAATACCATCAACGGAGGAGATTGCTGACAGAGTTAACAAGATGCTTGCTGTTCTTGACACCAACATCTTGTGGGTCAACCCAGATTGTGGTCTCAAGACTCGCAAGTACGCTGAGGTAAAGCCAGCCCTCGAGAACATGGTTTCTGCTGCCAAGGCCATCCGCACCCAACTTGCCAGCACCAAGTGA